The Gemmatimonas aurantiaca sequence GGTGAACGTCGACCAGACACAGGCCCCCCGCAAGGAAGACGAGACCACGGTCGATCTCAGTGCCCGGCGCACGTTTTCGCTGAACGGCCTGCCGTTCGCGCTCAAGTTCGGCGCCCGCAACTCCTCCAAGCATTCGTCGCAGTCCCAACCCATCTACGCCCGCTACACGCTCAGCGCCGCCAATTCGGCGAGTATCACGCCCACGCTCGCCCGGGATGTCGCCACCCCGGATTTCATGCCCGCGTCGAATGGTCGCTCCCGTCTGCTGCCCTTCTTTCCCGACTACGATCGGTGGTTGCAGGCCGTGCAGAGTGGCGGCGGTCCCTTCCTGGTGAGCGAGCCGTTCACGACGCAGGGTCGGGCCAACAGCAACTTCGGTATCGACGAGTCGATCACGGCGGCGTTCGCGATGGGCACGCTCGACATCGGAACGGTTCGCCTGATCGGCGGTGCGCGCTTCGAACACACGGCCAATTCGGGCCGGGCCAACCTGGTGCGCACGGCCACGGTGAATGGTGTCACGACGGTGACCGGTGTCGTGGAGCAGAATTCGAGTGCGTCCTACGACAACGTGTTGCCAAGCCTGCATCTGCGGTATCAACCGCTGGTGCCGCTGGTACTGCGCGCGTCGTTCACCACGGGCATGTCGCGTCCCGCCCCGGGCGATCTCATTCCCAGCGCACAGGTCAACGCGCAGCTGAATCCGCCCACCGTCGTCGTGGGTAACCCCGATCTCAAGCCGGCCACGGCGAAGAATTGGGATGCGAGCGCCGAGTATGCACTGGGCGAACTGGGCGCGATGTCGGTGTCGCTGTTCCGGAAGGACATCGAATCGTTCGTCTTCAGCCAGCGCACCCGTCTCACCACGGGCGATTTTGCGGGTTACGACGAACAGCGTCGGGTGAATTCGGAAGGTGGCAACTCGGAAGGCATCGAGCTGGCCTGGGTGCAGCGGTTCAACATGCTCCCCGGGCTGCTCAGCGGCCTGGGCATCGAAAGCAACTACAGCGTGATCCGGAGCGAGGCCCGCTACCCCGGTCGTTCGGAATCCTTGCCGCTCACGGGACCGGCCCGGGAGGTGCTCAACCTCATCGGGTTCTACAACCTGCGCGGCTTCGAATTGCGGGCTTCGTACGTTCAGCGGTCGGCCCGTCTGTCGGCGGTTGGCGCGAGCCTTGCCCAGGATCGCTACTTCGCGCCGGACAAACTGGTCGATCTCACGTTCGGTTACGGCATGCCGCGATTCGGGTCGATCTTCCTGAACGTCCGGAATGCCGGCAATGCACCAACCGTGGAGTACGTGGGCGATCGCAGCCATCCGGTCTCCACGACCTACTACGGACGCCAGATCAATTTCGGCATTCGTCATGGCATGTAAGGCACGGTGGACGACATGCGTGCGCACTGATCGGCGGCGCCCGGGAATCATTCCGGGCGCCGTTGGTGCACATGTCGCCTCGATGATCGGAATCCTGGCCATCGCCGTGGTGCTCGCCGGATTTCCGTGGCAGGTCGCCACGGCACAGCGTCCTGGTGAGCCATTCACGTTTGCGCTGGTCTCCGATCTGCACTATGGCCTCACGCGTCCTCGCTTTCTCGGCGATAGTGCGGTCCCTGCGTGGCGGGTGAACGCCGCGTTGGCCGAAGTCCTGCGATCGTTGCCCATCCGCACGCTTCCCGACGACGGGGGCGTACAGGCTGGAGCCGTGGTGGGGGATCTCGCATTCGTGGCCGTGACCGGGGATATCGCCAATCGGGCCGAAGCCGGTGTGCAGCCGGCCGCAGTTTCCTGGCGTGAATTCCTGACCACCTTCGTGCAGCCGCTCAGTCGCGATCGTCGTGCACCGTTGCCGGTCTTCGCCGCGGCAGGCAATCATGACGCCTCCAACGCCATCGGCTATGTTCCGGCGCTCGCGCCGTCCGTAGACACGACGGCCATGAGTGGTCTCTACCGCCGGGCCGAGCGACAGGATGAACAGGCACTACTGACTGCAGAGCACGATCCGCTGCGCCAGCCATTCGACTATGCACGCGATCGTGTGCACTATGTGCGATGGGTTGGCGGTGTCGCCATCATGGTATTGCACATCTGGCCCGATGCGGGCGAGCGTGAATGGATGGAGCGGGAGCTCGCCATGATTCCCGATACCGTACCCGTGCTGCTGTTTGCGCACGATCCACCGCTGGTGGATCCACGCCACTTCACGGCGCCTGATGGCGGACCGCCGGGTACCGGCGGATTCCAGGGGCTGCTCACGGAACGCTGGCGCGGCGAACCTCTGCCGGCTGCCCGATTGGAGGGCTCACGCACGCTCGAGGAATTCCGCACGTTGCTGCGTCGGCATCGCAACATCCGCGCGTACTTTCACGGGCATGAAAACTGGACTGAATATCATGCACTCCGCGATGCCGATGGAACACCACTGTTGCCGGCGTTTCGTGTCGACTCGCCACTCAAGGGACGGGATTCCGCCGGCGACGATGCGAAACTTGCATTCCTGCTCGTGAGCATCGATGCCGATCGTCGTCACCTCACGGTGCGGGAGTATCGCTGGGCCCTGCCGCCAGACATGTCGCCCTGGGGCGCGGAGATCAGTATCCCCTTGCGGTGAGCGGCCACGATGCCCGCCGGCGGCGCATCATCGCCGCGCCGCCCACGCCGCGAGCATTGCCTTTTCCTTCGCTTCGGGCAGCACCCACTTTGCCGCCGCCCGGCGATCGGCCGGAAGACTGTCGAACCAGGCCAATGTGTCCCGAAGGGTGTCCGCCATGGGCCGCGGCGACAGTCCCGCGCTCCACGATCGTGTGGAGACGATCGATGTGTGTCCCAGATCGTTTCCGCGCGCGAGAATCCAGGGCACGACTCCGTCGATGTCATGCGCCGCGAGGAAGCCGTAGTCGTCCACCCAGTGCAGTGAGACCCTGGCATCGAGCGTCTTCACGGCCTGTGCCAGGAACTGCTCCACGGTCATCGGCGTGCGCGGGCCGATGGCGTTGTAGATACCGCTGCCGTGCTGTTCCGCGAGACGCAGCATGAATGCCGCGAGATCCCGGACATCGATGAATTGCACGCGATCGGTTTTGCGACCCGGTGCGAGAACGTCGCCGCCACGCGCCAGACGCACCGGCCAGTACGTGAAGCGATCGGTATAGTCGCCAGGACCGACGATGTAGGTGGGACGCACCACGATGCCCCGTGCGCCGAAGACATCCTGTACGATCGCTTCACATT is a genomic window containing:
- a CDS encoding metallophosphoesterase — translated: MIGILAIAVVLAGFPWQVATAQRPGEPFTFALVSDLHYGLTRPRFLGDSAVPAWRVNAALAEVLRSLPIRTLPDDGGVQAGAVVGDLAFVAVTGDIANRAEAGVQPAAVSWREFLTTFVQPLSRDRRAPLPVFAAAGNHDASNAIGYVPALAPSVDTTAMSGLYRRAERQDEQALLTAEHDPLRQPFDYARDRVHYVRWVGGVAIMVLHIWPDAGEREWMERELAMIPDTVPVLLFAHDPPLVDPRHFTAPDGGPPGTGGFQGLLTERWRGEPLPAARLEGSRTLEEFRTLLRRHRNIRAYFHGHENWTEYHALRDADGTPLLPAFRVDSPLKGRDSAGDDAKLAFLLVSIDADRRHLTVREYRWALPPDMSPWGAEISIPLR
- a CDS encoding NAD-dependent epimerase/dehydratase family protein is translated as MTTRRSFLQQAGLLAAASTVPSTLLHARSMSPESMQPVKAMKLLILGGTGFIGPHLVRLAVEHGHTVSIFTRGRRDGDLPSSVERLVGDRNGQLDALRGRTWDAVIDDSATNPEWVRQSTALLRESGRYLFTSSTGAYYPYLRTGLAEGDAVHTALADPKDGSEVFGTNKAQCEAIVQDVFGARGIVVRPTYIVGPGDYTDRFTYWPVRLARGGDVLAPGRKTDRVQFIDVRDLAAFMLRLAEQHGSGIYNAIGPRTPMTVEQFLAQAVKTLDARVSLHWVDDYGFLAAHDIDGVVPWILARGNDLGHTSIVSTRSWSAGLSPRPMADTLRDTLAWFDSLPADRRAAAKWVLPEAKEKAMLAAWAARR